The following are encoded together in the Robertmurraya sp. FSL R5-0851 genome:
- a CDS encoding NuoB/complex I 20 kDa subunit family protein, with the protein MDLKLENISPEELEELKRNVFLTTLEQIKAWARSNSLWPMTFGLACCAIEMMGVGSSHYDLDRFGSFFRTSPRQSDVMIVSGTVTKKMAPIVRRLYDQMPEPKWVIAMGSCATAGGPYVKSYAVVKGVDQIVPVDVYIPGCPPNPAALIYGINKLKEKIRYEAKTGKRVI; encoded by the coding sequence ATGGACTTAAAATTGGAAAACATCTCACCAGAAGAATTAGAAGAGTTAAAGAGAAATGTATTTTTAACCACGCTAGAACAAATTAAAGCATGGGCACGAAGCAATTCATTGTGGCCAATGACATTCGGGCTTGCTTGTTGTGCGATCGAAATGATGGGCGTAGGTTCTTCACACTATGACCTTGACCGATTCGGATCGTTTTTTCGTACGTCTCCACGTCAGTCAGATGTCATGATTGTGTCGGGTACGGTTACGAAGAAAATGGCGCCAATTGTCCGTCGACTATATGATCAAATGCCTGAGCCTAAGTGGGTAATTGCGATGGGCTCATGTGCTACAGCGGGTGGACCATATGTAAAGTCATATGCAGTCGTGAAGGGTGTGGATCAAATCGTACCTGTCGATGTGTATATTCCAGGCTGCCCTCCTAACCCAGCAGCACTTATTTACGGAATTAATAAATTGAAGGAAAAAATTCGCTATGAGGCTAAGACTGGGAAGAGGGTGATCTAA
- a CDS encoding NADH-quinone oxidoreductase subunit A — MELLNVYQNNYLIVFVFLCLGVLLPVVALFLGKLLRPYKPYDAKYTTYESGIEPFHDSRVQFNVRYYIFALMFVIFDVETVFLYPWAVAYEKLGIFALIEMLIFVLMLLVGLVYAWKKKVLKWT, encoded by the coding sequence ATGGAGCTTTTAAATGTATATCAGAATAACTATCTGATTGTCTTTGTTTTTCTATGTCTAGGTGTTTTATTACCTGTGGTTGCGCTGTTTCTGGGGAAACTATTGCGTCCGTATAAGCCTTATGATGCGAAGTACACCACATACGAAAGCGGAATTGAACCATTTCACGATTCAAGAGTGCAGTTCAATGTCCGCTATTATATTTTTGCTCTAATGTTTGTAATCTTTGATGTAGAAACCGTGTTTCTTTACCCATGGGCAGTAGCTTATGAGAAACTCGGTATCTTTGCATTGATTGAAATGCTTATTTTCGTATTAATGCTGCTTGTAGGACTTGTCTACGCTTGGAAGAAGAAGGTGTTAAAATGGACTTAA
- a CDS encoding F0F1 ATP synthase subunit epsilon — MKTIKVSVVTPDGPVYESDVEMVSTKAQSGELGILPGHIPMVAPLQIGSVRLKNGGKTEYVAVSGGLLEVRPDQVSILAQSAEVSDSIDVERALRAKERAEERLREQQRSHVDFKRAEMALQRAINRISVSEKR; from the coding sequence ATGAAGACGATTAAAGTCAGTGTTGTTACTCCCGATGGCCCGGTGTATGAATCAGATGTGGAAATGGTAAGCACCAAAGCTCAAAGTGGTGAGTTAGGTATTTTACCAGGACATATTCCAATGGTCGCACCGTTACAAATTGGATCTGTTCGTTTGAAAAACGGCGGCAAAACAGAATACGTAGCAGTAAGTGGCGGTCTTTTAGAAGTTCGTCCTGACCAAGTATCCATCTTGGCTCAATCTGCAGAAGTATCTGATAGCATCGACGTCGAACGCGCACTACGTGCAAAAGAGCGTGCTGAAGAACGCCTGCGCGAGCAGCAACGTTCACACGTAGACTTCAAGCGTGCCGAAATGGCATTGCAACGTGCCATCAACCGTATCTCTGTTTCAGAGAAGCGATAA
- the atpD gene encoding F0F1 ATP synthase subunit beta, with protein sequence MTKGRVLQVMGPVVDVKFESGHLPQIYNALKIVNNAQSESEVDINLTLEVALHLGDDTVRTIAMASTDGLTRGIEVEDTGAAISVPVGDVTLGRVFNVLGEAIDLNEDIPASARRDSIHREAPKFEQLSTQVEILETGIKVVDLLAPYIKGGKIGLFGGAGVGKTVLIQELINNIAQEHGGISVFAGVGERTREGNDLYHEMTDSGVIKKTAMVFGQMNEPPGARMRVALTGLTMAEFFRDDQGQDVLFFMDNIFRFTQAGSEVSALLGRMPSAVGYQPTLATEMGRLQERITSTNVGSVTSIQAIYVPADDYTDPAPATTFAHLDATTNLERKLSEMGIYPAVDPLASTSRALSPEIVGEEHYSVARQVQSTLQRYKELQDIIAILGMDELSDEDKLIVGRARRIQFFLSQNFHVAEQFTGQPGSYVPVKETVKGFKEILEGKYDHLPEDAFRLVGRIEEVIESAKKMGVEV encoded by the coding sequence ATGACTAAAGGACGCGTTCTTCAAGTTATGGGTCCGGTTGTTGACGTAAAGTTCGAAAGCGGTCATCTACCACAGATCTATAATGCACTTAAAATTGTAAACAACGCGCAGAGCGAATCTGAAGTTGATATCAACTTAACCCTTGAAGTTGCCCTTCACTTAGGTGACGATACAGTTCGTACCATCGCAATGGCTTCTACTGACGGATTAACTCGTGGAATCGAAGTAGAAGACACTGGTGCTGCTATCTCTGTACCAGTTGGTGATGTAACACTTGGACGTGTATTTAACGTACTTGGTGAGGCAATCGACTTAAACGAGGATATTCCTGCAAGTGCTCGTCGTGACTCTATTCATAGAGAAGCACCAAAATTCGAGCAACTTTCTACACAAGTAGAAATTCTTGAAACTGGTATCAAAGTAGTAGACTTACTTGCTCCATATATTAAAGGTGGAAAAATCGGTCTATTCGGTGGTGCCGGTGTAGGTAAAACAGTTCTTATCCAGGAGCTAATCAACAACATCGCTCAAGAGCACGGTGGTATCTCCGTATTCGCAGGTGTTGGTGAGCGTACACGTGAAGGTAATGACCTTTACCACGAAATGACTGACTCTGGAGTTATTAAGAAAACAGCGATGGTATTCGGACAAATGAACGAGCCGCCTGGGGCACGTATGCGTGTTGCTCTAACGGGTCTGACAATGGCTGAATTCTTCCGTGATGATCAAGGACAAGACGTTCTTTTCTTCATGGATAACATCTTCCGTTTCACACAAGCAGGTTCTGAGGTTTCTGCCCTTTTAGGCCGTATGCCTTCAGCGGTAGGTTACCAACCAACTCTTGCTACGGAAATGGGTCGACTGCAAGAACGTATCACATCTACTAACGTAGGTTCTGTTACATCTATCCAAGCAATTTATGTACCTGCCGATGACTATACGGATCCGGCTCCAGCTACAACATTCGCTCACTTAGATGCAACAACTAACCTTGAGCGTAAGCTTTCTGAGATGGGTATCTACCCAGCGGTGGATCCACTTGCTTCAACTTCTCGTGCATTGTCACCAGAAATCGTTGGAGAAGAGCACTACTCAGTAGCTCGTCAAGTTCAGTCAACATTACAACGTTATAAAGAACTACAAGATATCATCGCAATCTTAGGTATGGATGAGCTATCTGACGAAGATAAGCTTATCGTAGGTCGTGCGCGTCGTATCCAGTTCTTCTTATCACAAAACTTCCACGTGGCAGAACAGTTCACGGGACAACCAGGTTCATATGTTCCTGTTAAAGAAACGGTGAAAGGCTTCAAGGAAATCCTAGAAGGTAAGTATGACCATCTTCCAGAAGATGCATTCCGTCTTGTAGGTAGAATTGAAGAAGTAATCGAATCTGCAAAGAAAATGGGCGTAGAGGTCTAA
- a CDS encoding F0F1 ATP synthase subunit gamma yields MASLRDIKSRITSTKKTSQITKAMQMVSAAKMNRAEMNAKSFVPYMTKIQEVTASIAQGSKDVQNPLLTSRPVKKTGYVVISSDRGLAGAYNSNVLRQLFNTIKSRHQSNDEFAIIAIGRVARDFFKKRNMPVILDIIGVPDQPSFAEIKDIASKTVGMFADETFDELFLYYTHYVSAIQLDVTEKKLLPLTDIQSEGKLTSYEFEPSAEEILDVLLPQYAESLIYGALLDSKASEHAARMTAMKNATDNANELISNLSLVYNRARQAAITQEITEIVGGAAALE; encoded by the coding sequence GTGGCATCATTACGCGATATAAAATCTCGTATTACTTCGACGAAGAAGACGAGCCAAATTACAAAAGCCATGCAAATGGTATCTGCTGCAAAGATGAATCGTGCAGAAATGAACGCGAAGTCTTTCGTTCCTTACATGACGAAGATTCAAGAGGTTACTGCTTCGATCGCACAAGGAAGTAAGGACGTGCAAAACCCATTGCTTACAAGCCGTCCGGTAAAAAAGACTGGGTATGTAGTCATTTCTTCTGACCGTGGTCTAGCGGGTGCATACAACAGTAACGTGCTAAGGCAGCTATTTAATACAATTAAAAGCCGTCACCAATCAAACGATGAGTTTGCGATTATCGCAATCGGACGTGTTGCCCGTGACTTTTTTAAGAAACGCAATATGCCGGTTATTCTGGACATCATTGGAGTTCCAGATCAACCAAGCTTCGCTGAAATAAAAGACATCGCATCAAAAACCGTTGGTATGTTTGCTGATGAGACGTTTGATGAGTTATTCCTATATTACACCCACTACGTAAGTGCGATTCAACTGGATGTAACGGAGAAGAAGCTTCTTCCTCTAACTGATATTCAATCAGAAGGGAAACTTACATCTTACGAGTTTGAACCATCTGCGGAGGAAATTCTTGATGTCCTATTGCCACAGTACGCGGAAAGCCTAATTTATGGCGCCCTTCTTGACAGTAAAGCAAGTGAGCATGCTGCAAGGATGACGGCTATGAAAAATGCAACAGACAACGCAAACGAGCTAATCAGCAACCTAAGCCTTGTCTACAACCGTGCACGACAAGCGGCAATTACACAAGAGATTACTGAGATTGTTGGTGGAGCAGCGGCGTTAGAATAG
- the atpA gene encoding F0F1 ATP synthase subunit alpha, whose translation MSINAEEISALIKQQIENYQSEIQVSDVGTVIQIGDGIARAHGLDNVMSGELVEFSNGVMGMAQNLEENNVGIIILGPFTDIREGDEVRRTGRIMEVPVGEELIGRVVNPLGQPVDGMGPIQTTKSRPIEAGAPGVMDRKSVHEPLQTGIKAIDALVPIGRGQRELIIGDRQTGKTSVAIDTILNQKDQNMVCIYVAIGQKESTVRNAVETLRKMGALEYTIVVTASASQPAPLLYLAPYAGVTMGEEFMYNGKHVLVVYDDLSKQAAAYRELSLLLRRPPGREAYPGDVFYLHSRLLERAAKLSDAKGAGSITALPFIETQAGDVSAYIPTNVISITDGQIFLQSDLFFSGVRPAINAGLSVSRVGGSAQIKAMKKVAGTLRLDLASYRELEAFAQFGSDLDKATQAKLNRGARTVEVLKQDLNKPLKVEKQVMILYALTRGHLDDIPVTDIQRFEGEFLSWLDHNRKEVLDQIVTTKDLPADDVLVSAINDFKKTFAVSE comes from the coding sequence ATGAGCATCAATGCTGAAGAAATTAGTGCGCTGATAAAACAGCAAATCGAAAACTATCAGTCGGAAATTCAAGTGAGTGATGTAGGTACGGTTATCCAAATTGGTGACGGTATCGCTCGTGCTCATGGTCTTGACAATGTTATGTCAGGGGAGCTTGTTGAATTTTCGAATGGCGTTATGGGTATGGCGCAAAACCTAGAAGAAAATAACGTTGGTATTATCATCCTTGGACCTTTCACTGATATTCGTGAAGGTGACGAGGTTCGTCGTACTGGACGCATCATGGAGGTTCCAGTTGGTGAAGAGCTAATTGGCCGCGTGGTAAACCCTCTTGGACAACCGGTTGACGGAATGGGTCCAATTCAAACAACAAAATCTCGTCCAATTGAAGCTGGAGCACCTGGTGTTATGGATCGTAAATCTGTACACGAGCCACTTCAAACGGGTATTAAAGCGATTGACGCACTTGTGCCAATTGGTCGTGGTCAACGTGAGTTAATCATCGGAGACCGTCAAACAGGTAAAACATCTGTTGCAATCGATACCATCCTTAACCAAAAGGATCAAAACATGGTATGTATCTATGTAGCCATCGGACAAAAGGAATCAACGGTTCGTAACGCAGTTGAAACCCTTCGTAAAATGGGTGCATTAGAGTACACAATCGTTGTAACAGCGTCTGCATCTCAACCAGCTCCATTATTATACTTAGCTCCTTATGCTGGTGTAACAATGGGTGAAGAGTTCATGTACAATGGCAAGCACGTACTAGTAGTATACGATGATCTTTCTAAGCAAGCTGCGGCTTACCGTGAATTATCACTATTACTACGTCGTCCTCCAGGTCGTGAAGCATATCCAGGGGATGTATTCTACTTACACAGCCGTCTATTAGAGCGTGCTGCAAAGCTTAGCGATGCAAAGGGTGCTGGTTCAATCACAGCTCTTCCATTCATCGAAACTCAAGCAGGTGACGTATCTGCTTATATTCCAACAAACGTAATTTCGATTACGGACGGACAAATCTTCTTACAATCTGACCTATTCTTCTCTGGTGTACGTCCAGCGATCAACGCAGGTCTTTCTGTATCACGTGTAGGGGGCTCTGCCCAAATTAAAGCGATGAAAAAGGTTGCAGGTACACTGCGTCTTGACCTTGCTTCATACCGTGAGCTAGAAGCATTTGCTCAGTTCGGATCTGACTTAGATAAAGCAACACAAGCAAAGCTTAACCGTGGAGCTCGTACAGTTGAAGTTCTAAAGCAAGATCTAAACAAGCCGTTAAAAGTAGAGAAGCAAGTTATGATTCTTTACGCATTAACTAGAGGCCATTTAGATGATATTCCAGTAACGGATATCCAGCGTTTCGAAGGTGAGTTCTTAAGTTGGTTAGACCACAACCGCAAGGAAGTGCTTGACCAAATCGTAACAACAAAAGACCTTCCAGCTGACGATGTATTAGTATCAGCAATCAACGACTTCAAAAAGACGTTTGCTGTTAGTGAGTAA
- a CDS encoding F0F1 ATP synthase subunit delta — MSNSTVAKRYALALFRLAKEHQLLDQMENEMRVVKNVVKNNGDLGVVLKSPKLTNEKKKEIIKQAFSGASMYVLNTLMILIDRHREDYIEAVADYFIEFANDERGIAEAKVYSTRPLTEAEQQALSATFAAKVGKQSLRIENIVDTNLLGGIKLRIGNRIFDGSLRGKLERLERQLLG; from the coding sequence ATGAGCAACTCGACTGTAGCGAAGCGCTATGCGTTAGCTCTTTTTCGACTAGCAAAAGAGCATCAACTTCTTGACCAAATGGAAAATGAAATGCGTGTAGTTAAAAATGTAGTAAAAAATAACGGCGACCTAGGTGTGGTTTTAAAGTCTCCTAAGCTTACGAATGAGAAGAAAAAAGAGATTATTAAACAGGCATTCTCTGGTGCTAGCATGTACGTTCTAAATACGTTAATGATCCTAATTGATCGTCATCGTGAAGACTACATTGAAGCAGTAGCTGATTATTTTATTGAATTTGCAAATGATGAAAGAGGAATTGCTGAGGCGAAAGTATATTCTACTCGTCCACTAACAGAAGCTGAGCAACAAGCATTATCTGCTACGTTCGCTGCAAAAGTTGGCAAGCAATCTCTCCGTATTGAAAATATTGTTGATACCAATCTGCTCGGCGGCATCAAGCTTCGAATCGGAAACCGAATTTTCGACGGTAGCTTGCGCGGAAAGCTAGAGCGCTTGGAACGTCAATTATTAGGCTAA
- a CDS encoding F0F1 ATP synthase subunit B, whose product MLTSSLVLGAAGGGFNSGDILFQLVTFIILLALLKKFAWGPLMGIMKQREEHIAGEINAAEQSRGEAKQLLEEQRTLLKEARTEAQGLIENAKKQGDVQREEIIALARAEADRLKESAKLEIEQQKEQAVAAIREQVASLSVLIASKVIEKELSAADQEKLINEYIQEAGEGR is encoded by the coding sequence GTGTTAACAAGCAGTCTAGTATTAGGTGCAGCTGGTGGTGGGTTTAATAGTGGAGATATCCTATTCCAATTAGTAACTTTCATCATCTTGTTAGCATTACTTAAGAAGTTTGCATGGGGTCCGTTAATGGGCATCATGAAACAACGTGAAGAGCATATTGCTGGAGAAATTAATGCTGCTGAACAAAGCCGCGGTGAAGCAAAGCAATTACTAGAAGAGCAACGTACGCTTTTAAAAGAAGCTCGTACAGAAGCTCAAGGATTAATTGAAAATGCGAAAAAGCAAGGCGATGTCCAGCGTGAAGAAATTATTGCGTTAGCGCGTGCGGAAGCAGACCGTCTGAAAGAATCTGCTAAGCTTGAAATCGAACAGCAAAAAGAGCAAGCAGTTGCTGCTATTCGTGAACAAGTAGCTTCATTATCTGTACTTATTGCTTCTAAAGTGATTGAAAAAGAACTATCAGCAGCAGATCAAGAGAAGCTAATCAATGAATATATCCAAGAGGCAGGAGAAGGGCGATGA
- the atpE gene encoding F0F1 ATP synthase subunit C — MGLLAAAIAIGLAALGAGIGNGLIVSKTVEGIARQPEARGMLQTTMFIGVALVEAVPIIGVVIAFMVIGG; from the coding sequence ATGGGTCTTTTAGCAGCAGCAATCGCAATCGGTTTAGCCGCACTAGGTGCAGGTATTGGTAACGGTCTTATCGTATCTAAAACAGTTGAGGGTATCGCTCGTCAACCAGAAGCTCGTGGTATGCTTCAAACAACTATGTTCATCGGGGTAGCGTTAGTAGAAGCGGTTCCGATCATCGGCGTAGTTATCGCGTTCATGGTTATCGGCGGCTAA
- the atpB gene encoding F0F1 ATP synthase subunit A, with product MHHEAPLHDFMGLTFNLSNVLMITIASAIVFIIAVLSTRSLAMKPTGMQNFFEWVMDFVKGIINSTMDWKDGGRFHILGITLIMYIFVCNMLGLPFGITYDHTLWWKSPTADPVITLTLATMVVGLSHYYGVKLKGVKEYGRDFVRPMWFLFPLKLIEEFANTLTLGLRLYGNIYAGEILLTLLAGSLATGVGGHLAAIIPMLAWQGFSIFVGAIQAFIFTMLTMVYLAHKVSHDH from the coding sequence GTGCATCATGAAGCTCCTTTACATGACTTTATGGGCCTAACCTTTAACTTATCAAATGTATTGATGATAACAATTGCTAGTGCGATTGTCTTTATCATCGCAGTGCTTTCCACTCGCTCATTGGCTATGAAACCAACGGGGATGCAAAACTTCTTCGAATGGGTAATGGATTTCGTCAAAGGAATCATTAATAGTACGATGGATTGGAAAGACGGTGGAAGATTCCACATTCTAGGTATTACATTGATTATGTATATATTCGTATGTAATATGCTTGGACTTCCATTTGGAATTACGTATGACCATACACTTTGGTGGAAATCACCAACAGCTGATCCAGTGATCACACTGACTTTAGCAACGATGGTCGTTGGGCTTTCTCACTATTATGGTGTAAAGCTGAAGGGAGTAAAAGAATACGGTCGCGATTTTGTTCGACCAATGTGGTTCTTGTTCCCGCTGAAACTTATTGAAGAATTTGCAAACACCTTAACACTCGGGCTTCGTCTTTACGGTAACATTTATGCAGGGGAAATCCTTCTAACGTTACTAGCAGGAAGTCTAGCAACTGGAGTCGGCGGCCATCTCGCTGCGATCATTCCAATGCTTGCTTGGCAAGGGTTCTCAATCTTTGTCGGCGCGATTCAGGCGTTTATCTTCACCATGTTAACAATGGTTTACTTGGCACACAAAGTGAGTCATGACCATTAA
- a CDS encoding ATP synthase subunit I codes for MPEIQSIYIRQRKYIFFLLALYVLGWGFTSYQTIFLGLILGTSLSLFNLWLLARRTIKFGDAIAKGEKVRSLGMFSRMATAVLAVMIALEYPDKLHFYSVIIGLMTSYVVIMIDFFLQAFHSHK; via the coding sequence ATGCCCGAAATACAATCGATCTACATCCGGCAACGAAAGTACATATTCTTCTTACTAGCTTTATACGTGCTAGGGTGGGGATTTACCTCATATCAAACTATTTTTTTAGGGCTTATTTTAGGTACGAGCTTAAGCCTTTTTAATTTGTGGTTATTGGCCAGAAGGACTATTAAATTCGGCGATGCAATAGCAAAAGGCGAAAAGGTCCGTTCCCTCGGCATGTTTTCAAGAATGGCTACGGCTGTTTTAGCGGTGATGATCGCTCTTGAATATCCTGACAAGCTCCATTTTTATAGCGTAATTATTGGATTAATGACCTCATATGTGGTTATTATGATAGATTTTTTTCTTCAAGCATTTCATTCACATAAATAG
- a CDS encoding AtpZ/AtpI family protein has translation MNQKNRRPYQAMALMSGILSQLVGSVLIGIFAGRWLDRTLDTEPLFLIIGLLLGLAAGVYAMIRLIQHFFSGDNK, from the coding sequence ATGAATCAAAAAAACCGTCGTCCATATCAAGCAATGGCGTTAATGTCGGGGATTCTTTCGCAGTTGGTAGGCTCCGTATTAATAGGCATTTTTGCCGGAAGATGGCTTGATCGTACACTCGACACCGAGCCGCTTTTTTTAATCATCGGACTACTCCTCGGATTAGCAGCTGGCGTATATGCCATGATCAGACTAATTCAACATTTCTTTTCAGGAGATAATAAGTGA